A genomic region of Armatimonadota bacterium contains the following coding sequences:
- a CDS encoding GGDEF domain-containing protein — MLRATPRRGYRVFAAGLGLTGLVATGLAARAFPHLPRTYVLFLVLAILGSFVVVRLRTGFLLLFLQVPLAPVWLYGWPAAPPLFFLSLPPLILLHGTTFWRGLVYLGGGTLWSLLAGVVLHHPGVRSRPPWGELGGMALGGAVYAAGTMLTAAAAHYFATGRLPPLSPRGLPLTSGMIFLVAVLPSYLLVLSAQNPSQPHLLIVAIWLLTAMALKGFLEPREANTRLREALAELQQLSITDPLTGLYNRRHFTDLLEREISRHARYGQPFTLLLLDVRNLKHINDTRGHPAGDAVLCAVADVLRSRLRKSDLAFRIGGDEFAALLPQTDPQGAYRLAWGLYEQLRARNPLADVTIGVAGFPLHARDATSLIAAADAALYRARASGEAVGVVREACVCPSGLDDIRDP; from the coding sequence GTGCTGCGGGCCACCCCCCGCAGGGGCTACCGGGTATTCGCCGCCGGCCTGGGTCTGACCGGCCTTGTGGCCACCGGGCTCGCCGCACGCGCCTTTCCACATCTTCCCCGCACCTATGTTCTCTTCCTGGTTCTGGCAATCCTCGGGAGCTTTGTCGTCGTCCGGCTGCGGACTGGATTCCTCCTTCTTTTTCTTCAGGTCCCCCTCGCTCCCGTCTGGCTGTACGGCTGGCCCGCCGCCCCGCCCCTCTTCTTCCTTTCCCTGCCCCCGCTGATCCTCCTCCATGGTACGACCTTCTGGCGCGGGTTGGTGTACCTCGGAGGCGGGACCCTCTGGTCCCTCCTCGCGGGGGTTGTGCTCCACCACCCGGGTGTTCGGTCCCGCCCTCCCTGGGGGGAACTCGGCGGCATGGCCCTGGGGGGCGCGGTGTACGCCGCGGGTACTATGCTCACCGCCGCCGCGGCCCACTACTTCGCCACGGGCCGCCTGCCCCCCCTCTCCCCGCGGGGCCTGCCCCTGACGAGCGGGATGATCTTCCTCGTCGCCGTCTTGCCTTCCTACCTGCTGGTGCTGTCCGCCCAGAACCCCTCTCAGCCCCACCTGCTCATCGTGGCCATCTGGCTGCTCACCGCCATGGCCCTGAAAGGGTTCCTGGAACCCCGGGAGGCCAACACCCGGCTGCGGGAGGCTCTCGCGGAGCTCCAGCAGCTCTCCATCACAGATCCCCTCACGGGCCTCTACAATCGCCGCCACTTCACGGACCTCCTGGAACGGGAGATCAGCCGGCACGCCCGGTACGGGCAGCCCTTCACGCTCCTGCTCCTCGACGTCCGCAACCTCAAGCACATCAACGACACCCGGGGACATCCCGCGGGCGACGCGGTGCTCTGCGCGGTGGCGGACGTGCTTCGCAGTCGGCTGCGGAAAAGTGACCTCGCCTTCCGCATCGGCGGGGATGAGTTCGCCGCACTCCTGCCCCAAACGGATCCCCAGGGGGCGTACCGCCTCGCCTGGGGCCTCTACGAACAGCTCCGTGCCCGGAACCCCCTCGCGGACGTCACCATTGGCGTGGCCGGATTCCCCCTGCACGCCCGGGATGCCACCTCCCTCATCGCGGCCGCGGACGCGGCCCTGTACCGAGCCCGGGCGTCGGGGGAGGCGGTGGGCGTTGTACGGGAGGCCTGCGTATGTCCAAGCGGTCTAGACGATATCCGCGACCCGTAG
- a CDS encoding CRISPR-associated protein Csx14 — MSKRSRRYPRPVEALVATLGHEPQVVTIALDRLLAQEYRIREVLVVHTDAPAVRSGLEALHREFASGHYPGIRFRPIPVEGSAGPLEDFRTEEDVVALLRVLYRVVRDLKRTGTGVHLSLAGGRKVMGVAAMVVAQLLFGPEDRVWHLLSEGWAPGRERRMHPEPGEAVWLVPVPVLRWTDSGVMLAALADLDDPVEAIRRYEEIVRGERMRRRREFVERWLTKAERDVARLACQGLDNAAIARRLGRSPRTVANQLSAVYDKLEDWLGFAGPPASRALLLAELAPYFALAESLNTGNGDRSLPRKGTASHARGTRNR; from the coding sequence ATGTCCAAGCGGTCTAGACGATATCCGCGACCCGTAGAGGCCCTGGTGGCTACGTTAGGTCACGAGCCCCAGGTGGTGACCATCGCCCTGGATCGGCTTCTCGCGCAGGAATACCGCATCCGCGAGGTCCTGGTGGTGCACACGGATGCCCCGGCCGTGCGGTCGGGTCTGGAAGCACTTCACCGGGAGTTCGCCTCCGGCCACTACCCCGGGATTCGGTTCCGCCCGATCCCCGTGGAAGGCTCCGCGGGACCCCTTGAGGACTTTCGGACCGAGGAGGACGTGGTGGCCCTTCTGCGGGTCCTCTACCGGGTCGTCCGGGATCTGAAGCGGACGGGCACAGGCGTGCACCTCTCCCTGGCAGGCGGCCGAAAGGTGATGGGGGTAGCCGCCATGGTGGTGGCCCAGCTGCTGTTCGGCCCCGAGGATCGGGTCTGGCACCTGCTCAGCGAGGGCTGGGCTCCGGGCAGGGAGCGGCGCATGCACCCGGAGCCAGGGGAGGCGGTATGGCTGGTACCGGTGCCGGTGCTGCGCTGGACCGATTCCGGGGTGATGCTGGCGGCCCTGGCGGACCTCGACGACCCCGTGGAGGCCATCCGCCGGTACGAGGAGATCGTGCGCGGGGAGCGTATGCGCCGGCGGCGGGAGTTCGTGGAGCGGTGGCTCACAAAGGCCGAGCGGGACGTGGCCCGCCTGGCCTGCCAGGGCCTGGACAACGCGGCCATCGCCCGCCGCCTGGGCCGCAGCCCGAGGACCGTGGCCAACCAGCTCAGCGCGGTCTACGACAAGCTGGAGGACTGGTTGGGGTTCGCGGGCCCTCCCGCAAGCCGAGCCCTGCTGCTGGCGGAGCTCGCCCCGTACTTCGCCCTGGCGGAATCACTCAACACGGGGAACGGGGACCGTTCCCTACCCAGAAAAGGAACCGCTTCTCATGCGCGCGGCACGCGAAACCGATAA
- the cas6 gene encoding CRISPR system precrRNA processing endoribonuclease RAMP protein Cas6, protein MYTSDGALRTDAPTLTLQRLREEAALPDRTRVTVRFASPVRLDLRGDLVYPVRFHHLVHALEQRFRALVACYGGAPPDRISLEEAEQARVVSDRTRWVDLQRYSTRQRTEMKIGGAVGTVTYEAEDLSPFARLLAFGEWLGVGKLTSMGLDRMEVVRG, encoded by the coding sequence GTGTACACCTCGGACGGGGCGCTCCGGACCGACGCCCCCACGCTGACCCTGCAACGGCTGCGGGAGGAAGCGGCTCTGCCGGACCGCACCCGAGTCACGGTTCGCTTCGCCTCTCCCGTGCGCCTGGACCTGCGGGGCGACCTCGTCTACCCGGTCCGGTTCCACCACCTGGTCCACGCCCTGGAGCAGCGCTTTCGCGCCCTCGTGGCCTGCTACGGCGGAGCACCCCCGGACAGGATCTCGCTCGAGGAAGCAGAACAGGCGCGGGTGGTGTCCGACCGGACCCGTTGGGTGGACCTGCAGCGGTACTCCACCCGGCAACGTACAGAGATGAAGATCGGCGGGGCGGTGGGCACCGTCACTTACGAGGCTGAAGACCTCTCCCCCTTCGCCCGACTCCTGGCCTTCGGCGAGTGGCTGGGGGTCGGCAAGCTCACCAGCATGGGACTGGACCGCATGGAGGTGGTGCGCGGATGA
- a CDS encoding OsmC family protein, translating to MNENQRSSAKYEGQHHVTLSTNENVHFLFLPGPLVFGSSVNGGELLFLAFATCYCNDIYREAARRNITVERVEVEVQVQSDFGAEGEPAQNVIYRATVTAKASEEEVRALMIHTDRVAEIQNTLRVETPVALTHLDIVTV from the coding sequence GTGAATGAAAATCAGCGCTCGAGTGCAAAATATGAAGGCCAGCACCACGTCACATTGAGTACCAACGAGAATGTTCACTTTCTATTCCTCCCAGGCCCACTGGTTTTTGGCTCCAGCGTGAATGGCGGCGAGCTGTTGTTCCTGGCCTTCGCCACCTGCTATTGCAACGATATTTACCGTGAAGCAGCAAGACGCAATATCACAGTCGAACGTGTTGAGGTGGAAGTCCAAGTCCAAAGCGATTTCGGGGCCGAAGGCGAACCCGCTCAGAATGTGATTTACCGAGCCACAGTGACGGCGAAGGCGAGCGAAGAGGAAGTTCGGGCGTTGATGATACATACGGACCGAGTTGCGGAGATTCAGAACACGCTCAGAGTCGAGACGCCGGTTGCGCTGACTCACCTTGACATCGTGACAGTATGA